A window from Micromonospora profundi encodes these proteins:
- a CDS encoding DUF5926 family protein, which translates to MSKRRKSQRAAVDTAPRKDKVRDVFVPRPFEGLADEPEWIALRELVPAASAPLRLAPTVVEEFGDRPVTLATVLPMAAPAVSKPDGRVLIGLQRHQQSGDVSRDLADALLCALRAEPGGQVAVPPLPGPGPRLQDILVDGPLEITMHDGFEFWLDPGAADDPTVQASLERANAAIYPTVRMAAARAAYWCQVPEKAHVRWVLPDDEDAALDALARLGAAGTLTLGEQTKFAGMFRAHGRLVPVWDLPEQAPATDWEDPVAQFSKRYAEALAATDPLDAAGRRARQGLLGRQLTLR; encoded by the coding sequence GTGAGCAAGCGTCGAAAGAGCCAGCGCGCCGCCGTCGACACCGCCCCCCGGAAGGACAAGGTGCGGGACGTTTTCGTGCCGCGACCGTTCGAAGGGCTGGCCGACGAGCCTGAATGGATCGCGCTGCGTGAGCTGGTGCCCGCCGCGTCCGCGCCGCTGCGGCTGGCGCCCACTGTCGTCGAGGAGTTCGGCGACCGGCCTGTCACGCTTGCCACGGTGCTGCCGATGGCCGCACCCGCTGTGAGCAAGCCGGACGGCCGGGTGCTCATCGGCCTGCAACGGCACCAGCAGTCCGGCGACGTCTCCCGCGACCTGGCCGACGCTCTGCTCTGCGCGTTGCGGGCCGAGCCGGGCGGCCAGGTGGCCGTGCCGCCGCTGCCCGGCCCCGGCCCCCGACTCCAGGACATCCTGGTGGACGGCCCGCTGGAGATCACCATGCACGACGGGTTCGAGTTCTGGCTCGATCCCGGCGCGGCGGACGATCCGACCGTCCAGGCGTCGCTGGAGCGGGCCAACGCCGCCATCTACCCGACCGTGCGGATGGCGGCGGCGAGGGCCGCGTACTGGTGCCAGGTCCCGGAGAAGGCACACGTGCGCTGGGTGCTGCCGGACGACGAGGACGCCGCCCTGGACGCGCTGGCCCGCCTCGGCGCGGCCGGCACGCTGACGCTCGGCGAGCAGACCAAGTTCGCTGGCATGTTCCGCGCGCACGGCCGGCTGGTGCCGGTCTGGGACCTGCCGGAGCAGGCGCCGGCGACCGACTGGGAGGACCCGGTGGCGCAGTTCAGCAAGCGGTACGCGGAGGCGCTCGCCGCCACCGATCCGCTGGACGCCGCCGGCCGCCGGGCCCGTCAGGGGCTGCTCGGCCGCCAGCTCACCCTGCGCTGA
- a CDS encoding arginine deiminase yields MTHYVDSEVGRLGTVLLHRPGPELARLTPRNNDSLLFDAIPWVGRAQEEHDAFAAALRERGVEVLYLATLLAETLAVADARAELTEHVLRSPRLGDTLRARVADHLAYLDPVALADVLTAGLAHEELRISPERPGGLVYTLMDRHDFVIDPLPNLLFTRDSSLWIGDRVGVTSLAMPARRRETTLTDAIYRHHPRFAGTEFVYRPHLEHLEGGDVLLLAPGVLAVGVGERTTPAGAERLGRQVFAAGLAHTILVVPIAQERATMHLDTVCTMVDADAVLMYPNIASTLSAYTVIAGADGEDPRVDGPAPFLRAAADAMDLDQLRVIDTGLDPVTAEREQWDDGNNTLALAPRLCVGYERNTATNAQLERAGIEVIPIAGSELGSGRGGPRCMSCPIVRDSLKEGPPTSA; encoded by the coding sequence GTGACCCACTACGTCGACAGCGAAGTCGGCCGGCTCGGCACCGTGCTCCTGCACCGGCCCGGCCCGGAACTGGCCCGGCTCACCCCCCGCAACAACGACTCCCTCCTGTTCGACGCGATCCCCTGGGTGGGCCGCGCCCAGGAGGAGCACGACGCGTTCGCCGCCGCGCTGCGCGAGCGCGGTGTCGAGGTGCTCTACCTGGCAACCCTGCTGGCCGAGACGCTCGCCGTCGCCGACGCCCGGGCCGAACTCACCGAGCACGTGCTGCGCTCCCCCCGGCTCGGCGACACCCTGCGCGCCCGGGTCGCCGACCACCTCGCCTACCTGGACCCGGTCGCGCTGGCCGACGTGCTCACCGCCGGGCTCGCCCACGAGGAACTGCGGATCAGCCCGGAGCGGCCGGGCGGGTTGGTCTACACCCTGATGGACCGTCACGATTTTGTGATCGATCCGCTGCCGAACCTGCTGTTCACCCGGGACTCGTCGCTGTGGATCGGCGACCGGGTCGGTGTCACCAGCCTGGCCATGCCGGCCCGCCGCAGGGAAACCACACTCACCGACGCCATCTACCGCCACCATCCACGCTTCGCCGGCACCGAGTTCGTCTACCGCCCCCACCTGGAGCACCTGGAGGGCGGGGACGTGCTGCTGCTCGCCCCCGGCGTGCTGGCGGTCGGGGTGGGCGAGCGCACCACACCGGCCGGCGCGGAACGTCTGGGCCGGCAGGTCTTCGCCGCCGGGCTGGCCCACACCATCCTCGTGGTGCCGATCGCCCAGGAACGCGCCACCATGCATCTGGACACCGTCTGCACGATGGTCGACGCCGACGCCGTGCTCATGTATCCCAACATCGCCAGCACCCTCTCGGCGTACACCGTGATCGCCGGCGCCGACGGCGAGGACCCGCGGGTCGACGGCCCCGCGCCCTTCCTGCGGGCCGCCGCCGACGCGATGGACCTCGACCAGCTCCGGGTCATCGACACCGGGCTGGACCCGGTCACCGCGGAACGCGAGCAGTGGGACGACGGCAACAACACGCTCGCCCTGGCGCCCCGGCTCTGCGTCGGCTACGAACGCAACACCGCCACAAACGCGCAGTTGGAGCGGGCCGGCATCGAGGTCATCCCGATCGCCGGCTCCGAGCTCGGCTCCGGCCGGGGTGGCCCCCGCTGCATGTCCTGCCCGATAGTCCGCGACTCGCTGAAGGAAGGGCCCCCTACTAGCGCCTGA
- a CDS encoding LCP family protein, which yields MSATSAGVPQPYLHRSAGRASVPGSDRGASGRARPTEARWYPSHDDEQRQPGGPAGPRGPGGPGGGGGSGRRGPRPRWGRIGLVAGVAVLVLALLGGLGAWLYARNLNNDLARTDPFAEITGGRPAKAVDGALNILLVGSDSRDPDAPVDTKSQWRADTIIVMHIPADHQEAYLVSIPRDLYVPIPGSAGADCGSGQRGKINAAFAFGGLPLAVRTVECFTDVRIDHVMAIDFGGFKEVTDALGGVDLKVERTITSIHKPYRTFTKGTNHMDGAEALDWIRQRKQFPDGDFARMRHQQEFLRALMDKAASTGTLANPKKLNDFLKSVTAAVTVDQDFSLTDMAVQFRNLRGQNLTFLTSPNSGSETINGESVVVSDREKALAMYRAMSAGTMADWVKANPPKSNDGG from the coding sequence ATGTCAGCGACCTCTGCCGGCGTTCCTCAGCCGTACCTGCACCGCAGCGCCGGCCGCGCCTCGGTGCCCGGCTCCGACCGGGGCGCCTCCGGGCGCGCCCGCCCGACGGAGGCCCGCTGGTACCCGTCGCACGACGATGAGCAGCGTCAGCCGGGCGGCCCTGCCGGACCGCGAGGGCCGGGAGGCCCGGGTGGTGGCGGCGGCTCGGGGCGACGTGGCCCACGGCCACGCTGGGGACGCATCGGCCTGGTAGCCGGGGTCGCGGTGCTGGTCCTGGCGCTGCTCGGCGGCCTCGGCGCCTGGCTGTACGCGCGCAACCTCAACAACGACCTGGCCCGCACCGACCCGTTTGCGGAGATCACCGGCGGCCGGCCTGCCAAGGCTGTGGACGGCGCGCTGAACATCCTGCTGGTCGGCAGCGACTCCCGGGATCCGGACGCGCCGGTCGACACCAAGAGCCAGTGGCGGGCCGACACGATCATCGTGATGCACATTCCGGCCGACCACCAGGAGGCCTACCTGGTCTCCATTCCGCGTGACCTCTACGTGCCGATCCCGGGAAGCGCCGGCGCGGACTGCGGCTCCGGCCAGCGCGGGAAGATCAACGCAGCGTTCGCGTTCGGCGGTCTACCTCTGGCGGTCCGCACCGTGGAGTGCTTCACCGACGTCCGGATCGACCACGTGATGGCCATCGACTTCGGCGGGTTCAAGGAGGTCACCGACGCCCTCGGTGGCGTCGACCTGAAGGTGGAGCGGACGATCACCTCGATCCACAAGCCGTACCGGACGTTCACCAAGGGCACCAACCACATGGACGGCGCGGAGGCGCTGGACTGGATCCGGCAGCGCAAACAGTTCCCGGACGGCGACTTCGCACGGATGCGGCACCAGCAGGAATTCCTTCGGGCATTGATGGACAAGGCGGCGAGCACCGGCACGCTTGCGAACCCGAAGAAGCTCAACGACTTCCTCAAGTCGGTGACCGCTGCCGTCACGGTCGACCAGGACTTCTCGTTGACAGACATGGCGGTGCAGTTCCGTAACCTGCGTGGGCAGAACCTCACATTCCTGACCAGCCCCAACTCGGGCAGCGAGACGATTAACGGTGAGTCGGTGGTGGTCTCCGACCGGGAGAAGGCGCTGGCGATGTACCGGGCCATGTCAGCGGGCACCATGGCGGACTGGGTCAAAGCCAATCCGCCGAAGAGCAACGACGGCGGCTGA
- a CDS encoding LCP family protein, with amino-acid sequence MGAARSRRARGSRIMLGVGLALALLAGLTVVGLKTLSHRYDSSVTREQLLDDDARSGRTDLDGPLNYLLVGTDRRAGSSEPDQRSDTILIVHVPAGRREAYLVSIPRDLLVAIPPTNGFGGGQDKINAAYERGGGGQAGTQLLSATLSRLTGLRFDGAALVDFSGFRKVIDLLGGVRMCVDTEVRSIHTNRVFPTGCQRMDGAQALDYVRQRYDLPGGDYDRQRHQQQLLRAMLDSAGQADLRTDPMKLDQVLRAVGGSLTVDTNGVPLEDLLLALRALPPDGMRGVQVPSFPQTIDEVSYVVLDNGGNGLFEAVRSTRLPAWAQANPRWVTRL; translated from the coding sequence GTGGGCGCCGCCCGGTCGCGTCGTGCCCGTGGCTCACGGATCATGCTCGGCGTCGGGCTGGCCCTCGCCCTCCTGGCCGGGCTCACAGTGGTCGGTCTCAAGACACTCTCGCACCGGTACGACAGCTCGGTGACCAGGGAGCAACTGCTCGACGACGACGCGCGCAGCGGACGCACCGACCTGGACGGGCCGCTCAACTACCTGCTCGTCGGCACCGACAGGCGCGCCGGCAGCAGCGAACCCGACCAGCGGTCGGACACCATCCTCATCGTGCACGTACCCGCCGGCAGGCGCGAGGCGTACCTGGTCTCCATCCCACGTGACCTGCTTGTCGCCATCCCGCCGACGAACGGGTTCGGCGGCGGCCAAGACAAGATCAATGCGGCGTACGAGCGTGGCGGCGGTGGGCAGGCCGGCACCCAACTGCTCTCGGCCACCCTGAGCCGGCTCACCGGCCTCCGGTTCGACGGTGCGGCGCTCGTCGACTTCTCCGGCTTCCGGAAGGTCATCGACCTGCTCGGCGGCGTACGGATGTGCGTGGACACCGAGGTCCGCTCGATCCACACCAACCGGGTCTTCCCCACCGGCTGCCAGAGGATGGACGGGGCGCAGGCGCTGGACTACGTGCGGCAGCGCTACGACCTGCCCGGTGGTGACTACGACCGGCAGCGCCACCAGCAGCAGTTACTCCGGGCGATGCTGGACAGCGCCGGCCAGGCGGACCTGCGTACCGACCCGATGAAACTGGATCAGGTGCTGCGGGCCGTCGGCGGCTCGCTGACTGTCGACACCAACGGCGTACCCCTGGAGGATCTGCTCCTCGCACTGCGTGCGCTGCCGCCCGACGGGATGCGTGGTGTCCAGGTCCCGTCGTTTCCGCAGACCATCGACGAGGTCTCGTACGTGGTGCTCGACAACGGCGGGAACGGGCTGTTCGAAGCCGTCCGGAGCACCCGACTGCCGGCCTGGGCGCAGGCCAACCCGCGCTGGGTGACCCGGTTGTGA
- a CDS encoding rhodanese-like domain-containing protein gives MFGPQVPTVPVTEIADDTYLLDVREDDEWAAGHAPNAHHLPMMELPARLAEVPTDRDVAVVCRSGGRSAQVVAYLVNNGWDRVRNADGGMRQWAAVGRPVVDGNGQPGQVI, from the coding sequence GTGTTCGGACCCCAGGTTCCCACCGTGCCCGTGACCGAGATCGCCGACGACACCTACCTGCTCGACGTGCGGGAGGACGACGAATGGGCGGCGGGCCACGCCCCCAACGCCCATCACCTGCCGATGATGGAACTGCCGGCCCGGTTGGCCGAGGTGCCAACCGACCGGGATGTGGCGGTCGTCTGCCGCTCCGGCGGGCGCTCCGCCCAGGTCGTCGCCTACCTGGTGAACAACGGCTGGGACCGGGTGCGCAACGCCGACGGCGGGATGCGCCAGTGGGCAGCCGTCGGCCGGCCGGTGGTCGACGGAAACGGACAGCCCGGCCAGGTCATCTGA
- a CDS encoding ATP-binding protein, translated as MVVPHHPAGARLARHRLADDLADVVPPRLLADLIAVLAELVGNSVRHARPLPGGVVRVAWRLRPSAEGPRVQLGVTDGGASTRPRIRTASLDAADGRGLHIVAGLATRWGVERDGMGQRVWAEFDPATTSRSDLVAAG; from the coding sequence GTGGTGGTTCCCCACCATCCCGCTGGAGCACGGCTGGCCCGGCACCGGCTGGCCGACGATCTGGCTGACGTCGTACCCCCGAGGCTTCTCGCGGACCTGATCGCGGTCCTCGCCGAGCTGGTGGGCAACTCGGTGCGGCATGCCCGGCCGCTTCCCGGCGGCGTGGTCCGGGTGGCCTGGCGGTTGCGGCCCTCGGCCGAGGGTCCGCGCGTCCAGTTGGGGGTGACCGACGGCGGCGCGAGCACCAGGCCACGGATCCGGACGGCCAGCCTGGACGCCGCCGACGGGCGGGGTCTGCACATCGTGGCCGGTCTGGCCACGCGCTGGGGTGTCGAGCGCGATGGCATGGGTCAGCGTGTGTGGGCGGAGTTCGATCCGGCGACGACGAGCCGTTCGGACCTGGTGGCTGCGGGCTGA
- a CDS encoding PAS domain-containing sensor histidine kinase has protein sequence MPERIDFPALIAGHAVVIEMINSGDAGLPVLTQLLRAAQPALGARGMAFVEFGPTGGRVIAATGAADWALGRPLAADDPDTVCLLSGPRVRQVRVADLNGKLAGELAGSGLRRMVVSRAEIGGHTVGSLHALYPGDGEPGDEQAVVSYLASCIAHMYGDASGLPVHGDGPVVAALADGLAVVDREATVRLWNPAAAQVTGQTAEQALNRPLPLPLPPSGQVRDHRLPDGRWLRITSGELPGPGALRVVTFRDITDQQRRDHDRELFVAVTSHELRTPVTVIKGYADTLTDHWDSLNDADRRQAARVIGQRANELARLVDRLLSSAAETGPGDDPPSPFDLGEALRAAVVDLPVELRRRLVLRLPADLPKALGHRPSLTTVLTELATNAGKYSPPGSPIEITAGVDGQLVGFRVSDRGIGIRPEHVERAFDRFWQGESGDRRGYPGAGLGLYLVRRIVEQQNGWVSLRPRTDGGTVAEVRLPRG, from the coding sequence ATGCCGGAGCGTATCGACTTTCCCGCTCTCATCGCCGGCCACGCTGTCGTGATCGAGATGATCAATTCTGGGGACGCGGGGTTGCCGGTCCTCACCCAGCTGCTCCGGGCTGCCCAGCCGGCGCTCGGGGCGAGAGGTATGGCGTTCGTCGAGTTCGGTCCGACCGGTGGCCGGGTGATCGCGGCGACCGGCGCTGCGGACTGGGCATTGGGCCGTCCACTGGCAGCCGACGACCCGGACACCGTCTGCCTGCTCTCCGGGCCACGGGTGCGCCAGGTCCGCGTGGCGGACCTGAACGGCAAGCTCGCCGGTGAGCTGGCCGGCAGCGGGCTACGCCGGATGGTGGTGTCCCGGGCCGAGATCGGCGGGCACACCGTCGGCAGCCTGCACGCCCTCTACCCGGGCGACGGCGAGCCGGGCGACGAGCAGGCAGTGGTCTCCTACCTCGCATCGTGCATCGCGCACATGTACGGCGACGCGAGCGGGCTGCCGGTGCACGGTGACGGACCGGTGGTGGCGGCGCTCGCCGACGGTCTGGCGGTTGTCGACCGGGAGGCGACCGTCCGACTCTGGAACCCGGCCGCCGCGCAGGTCACCGGTCAGACCGCCGAACAGGCGTTGAACCGACCGCTGCCGTTGCCGCTGCCGCCTTCCGGCCAGGTCCGCGACCACCGGCTCCCGGACGGACGCTGGCTGCGAATCACCTCCGGCGAGCTGCCCGGCCCGGGTGCGCTGCGGGTGGTCACCTTCCGCGACATCACCGACCAACAGCGCCGCGACCACGACCGGGAGCTGTTCGTCGCTGTGACAAGCCACGAGCTGCGAACCCCGGTCACCGTGATCAAGGGATACGCGGACACCCTCACCGACCACTGGGACTCGCTCAACGACGCCGACCGTCGGCAGGCCGCCCGGGTGATCGGGCAGCGCGCCAACGAGCTGGCCCGGCTGGTCGACCGGCTGCTCTCCTCGGCCGCGGAGACCGGCCCCGGCGACGACCCGCCCAGCCCGTTCGACCTCGGTGAGGCTCTGCGTGCCGCCGTCGTCGACCTGCCTGTGGAGCTGCGTCGGCGGCTGGTGCTGCGCCTCCCCGCCGACCTGCCCAAGGCGCTCGGCCACCGGCCCAGCCTGACCACTGTGCTGACGGAGCTGGCGACGAACGCCGGCAAGTACTCGCCGCCGGGCTCCCCCATCGAGATCACCGCCGGAGTCGACGGCCAGCTCGTCGGGTTCCGGGTCAGCGATCGAGGAATCGGCATCCGTCCCGAGCACGTGGAGCGGGCGTTCGACAGGTTCTGGCAGGGCGAGTCCGGCGACCGGCGCGGCTACCCGGGGGCGGGGCTCGGTCTCTATCTCGTCCGCCGGATCGTTGAACAACAGAATGGATGGGTATCCCTACGTCCAAGGACCGACGGCGGTACGGTCGCAGAGGTGCGACTGCCGCGCGGTTGA
- a CDS encoding glycerophosphodiester phosphodiesterase codes for MGGPLVFAHRGASYDLPEHTLAAYLRALDEGADGLECDVRLTRDGHLVCVHDRRLDRTSNGRGLVSARTLAELEALDFGSWHPGGAPSGDLPPDESHTRLLTLARLLDAVLAAGRPVRLLVETKHPSRYGSNVERRLVALLRRYGLADPAPDDLVQVTVMSFSPLAVRRVRELAPTLPTVLLLEVLPRWWPAGRLPFGARIAGPGIGLVRARPQLLPALRAAGNQVYVWTVNEPADLELVLAAEVDGIITDRPAHALARRDR; via the coding sequence ATGGGCGGGCCTCTGGTCTTCGCGCACCGCGGCGCCTCGTACGACCTTCCGGAGCACACTCTCGCCGCCTATCTGCGCGCCCTCGACGAGGGCGCCGACGGGCTGGAGTGCGACGTCCGGTTGACCCGCGACGGGCACCTGGTCTGCGTGCACGATCGACGTCTGGACCGCACCAGCAACGGCCGCGGTCTGGTCAGCGCACGTACGCTCGCCGAGTTGGAGGCGCTCGACTTCGGTTCCTGGCATCCGGGCGGCGCCCCGAGCGGTGACCTGCCGCCGGACGAGTCGCACACCCGGCTGCTCACCCTGGCCCGGCTGCTCGACGCCGTGCTGGCCGCCGGGCGGCCCGTCCGGTTGCTTGTGGAGACCAAGCATCCGTCCCGCTACGGCTCGAACGTGGAACGGCGGCTGGTCGCCCTGCTGCGGCGCTACGGGCTGGCCGATCCGGCACCCGACGACCTGGTCCAGGTCACCGTGATGTCGTTCTCACCGCTGGCGGTCCGGCGGGTCCGGGAGTTGGCCCCGACGCTGCCCACAGTGCTGTTGCTCGAGGTGCTGCCACGCTGGTGGCCCGCGGGTCGGCTGCCGTTCGGCGCCCGCATCGCGGGGCCGGGCATCGGTCTGGTCCGGGCCCGACCGCAGTTGCTGCCCGCGCTGCGGGCCGCCGGCAACCAGGTGTACGTCTGGACGGTCAACGAGCCGGCCGATCTGGAGTTGGTGCTGGCTGCCGAGGTGGACGGGATCATCACCGACAGGCCGGCGCACGCCCTCGCCCGACGGGATCGCTGA
- a CDS encoding NAD-dependent epimerase/dehydratase family protein, producing the protein MKVAERFGSGHRVLVTGGAGFVPSHLVDSLIARGCTVVALDNFVTGSKENVAHLLDRPTFTLVEADISEGLPAHHPALAERFDAILHMASPASPTDFAQLPVEILRVGSVGTLHLLDRAVADGARFLMASTSEAYGDPKEHPQRETYWGNVNPIGVRSVYDEAKRFSEAATMAYHRYRGLDAAIVRIFNTYGPRMRPDDGRAIPTFISQALRGEPITVHGTGNQTRSICFVEDLVRGILLLLDSTETGPVNCGTEHELTMRQLAELIVSLSGSTSEVTYVTRSADDPEMRRPDLGLARELLGYEPTVAPEDGLRRTIEYFRARLG; encoded by the coding sequence ATGAAGGTTGCTGAGCGCTTCGGTTCCGGTCACCGCGTTCTCGTCACCGGCGGCGCCGGTTTCGTCCCCTCACACCTGGTCGACTCGCTGATCGCCAGGGGCTGCACGGTGGTGGCGCTTGACAACTTCGTGACCGGCTCGAAGGAGAACGTCGCCCACCTGCTGGACCGGCCGACCTTCACACTGGTCGAGGCGGACATCTCCGAGGGCCTGCCGGCCCACCACCCGGCCCTGGCCGAGCGCTTCGACGCGATCCTGCACATGGCCTCGCCGGCCAGCCCCACCGACTTCGCCCAACTGCCCGTGGAGATTCTCCGGGTCGGCTCGGTGGGCACCCTGCACCTGCTGGACCGCGCGGTCGCCGACGGCGCCCGGTTCCTGATGGCCTCCACCTCCGAGGCGTACGGGGACCCGAAGGAGCACCCGCAGCGCGAGACCTACTGGGGCAACGTCAACCCCATCGGCGTACGCAGCGTCTACGACGAGGCGAAGCGCTTCTCCGAGGCGGCCACCATGGCGTACCACCGCTACCGGGGGCTCGACGCGGCGATCGTCCGGATCTTCAACACGTACGGCCCGCGGATGCGCCCGGACGACGGGCGGGCCATCCCCACCTTCATCTCGCAGGCGCTGCGCGGCGAGCCGATCACCGTGCACGGCACCGGCAACCAGACCCGCTCGATCTGCTTCGTCGAGGATCTGGTGCGGGGCATCCTGCTGCTGCTCGACTCGACCGAGACCGGCCCGGTCAACTGCGGCACCGAACACGAACTCACGATGCGGCAACTCGCTGAGTTGATCGTGTCGCTCTCCGGCAGCACATCCGAGGTGACCTACGTCACTCGCAGCGCCGATGACCCGGAGATGCGGCGTCCCGATCTTGGCCTCGCCCGGGAGCTGCTCGGATACGAGCCGACCGTCGCGCCCGAAGACGGCCTACGACGCACGATCGAGTATTTCCGAGCTCGGCTAGGGTAA
- a CDS encoding LCP family protein — protein sequence MLSSGVGIVGGKVLIGQATGDIAQRNLLGEASKSDAEGGASLDGPIDMLLLGVDARERWAADDVRSDSIIILHIPASHDQAYLISIPRDTQAQIPAFSKSGYGGGTGKINSAFQAGAANGGGWEGGAQLMAQTIKRLTGISFDGAAIINFGGFKNVIDTLGTVRICVSQEVESLHMSYVDGKPMWNADAKKTGKPRTPVVHKKGCQEMEGWAALDYSRQRKTLRNGDYDRQQNQQQLIKAMAKKATDGGMLTNPAKMQQLIKAAGKAFVLDTGGTSIENFIYTMRGVTANELTMLKTNNGTFNSTGTGAEALSEETMAMFRAIKQDKLAEFVFANPQVISTRK from the coding sequence ATGCTCAGCAGCGGGGTGGGCATCGTCGGCGGCAAGGTGCTGATCGGCCAGGCCACCGGAGACATCGCGCAACGCAACCTGCTCGGTGAAGCCAGCAAGTCCGACGCCGAGGGCGGGGCCAGCCTGGACGGCCCGATCGACATGCTGCTGCTCGGCGTGGACGCACGGGAGCGCTGGGCAGCCGACGACGTCCGCTCGGACAGCATCATCATCCTGCACATCCCGGCCTCGCACGACCAGGCGTACCTGATCTCCATCCCCCGGGACACCCAGGCGCAGATCCCCGCCTTTTCGAAGAGCGGCTACGGCGGCGGCACTGGCAAGATCAATAGCGCGTTCCAGGCCGGCGCCGCCAACGGCGGTGGCTGGGAGGGCGGCGCCCAACTGATGGCGCAGACGATCAAACGGCTCACCGGGATCAGCTTCGACGGCGCGGCGATCATCAACTTCGGCGGCTTCAAGAACGTCATCGACACGCTCGGCACCGTACGGATCTGCGTCAGCCAAGAGGTCGAGTCGCTGCACATGTCGTACGTCGACGGCAAGCCGATGTGGAACGCGGACGCCAAGAAGACAGGCAAGCCGAGGACCCCGGTGGTGCACAAGAAGGGTTGCCAGGAGATGGAGGGCTGGGCGGCCCTGGACTACTCCCGGCAGCGCAAGACCCTCCGCAACGGCGACTACGACCGGCAGCAGAACCAGCAGCAGCTGATCAAGGCGATGGCCAAGAAGGCCACCGACGGCGGCATGCTCACCAACCCGGCGAAGATGCAGCAGCTGATCAAGGCGGCCGGCAAGGCGTTCGTGCTGGACACCGGCGGCACGTCGATCGAGAACTTTATTTACACCATGCGCGGTGTCACCGCCAACGAGCTGACGATGCTCAAGACCAACAACGGCACCTTCAACAGCACCGGCACCGGCGCCGAGGCGCTTAGCGAAGAGACGATGGCCATGTTCCGTGCGATCAAGCAGGACAAGCTTGCCGAGTTCGTCTTCGCCAACCCCCAGGTGATCTCCACCCGCAAGTGA